The Pseudomonadota bacterium genome includes the window ACCGTGGCGTCGTGGCGGCCGCCGTGGCGGCCCAGAGGGCAGCGGCGCCCAGGATGATCCATACGCTCGTGTGCTTGCGCATCGTCGACCTCCTCATGGCTTCACGCACCACGCGTAGGCGGTGCCGCTCGTCTTGTTCAAGTGCCGGACCGCGCCGGACAGGAAGTCGATAGCCCAGACCTCGGTCGCGGTGCCGTCCGAAACGTCCGTCGAGGTCCAGAAGAGCCCTCCGCTCGACGTCGAGGCCGGCGCGTTGAAGATCGGATCGACGAACCAGCTCTCGGCGGGCGAGATCCCGAAGTCCAGGATGGTGACGAGCTCGTGCCGCTTCGGCAGGCGCCAGTCACCGGTGCACACGGCCACGGCGCCGGCGTAGTCCGTGAGCGGCGCGGCGGGCTTCTGCCAGATGAGGCCGGAGAGGCCGTCCAGGATTTGTCCGGCGGTGGGCTCCGTGAGGTTGCGCCCGTTGCCGATGAAGTGGCCGTCCTGGGAGGAGTAGTCGGCGGGGGAGACGAACCCGGAGCACGCGACCCGCGCGTTGGTCGCGTCGTAGCAGTCGGCCGCGTCGTCGCCGAGCCCGGTGTCCGGAATCGAGAAATCGGCGAACGCGCAGGTCATCGGGTACGAGGGCCCGGCCATGTCGCAGGCGTAGAACCACTCCGAGCAGTCGACCGCCGCCTCGCAGCACAGCCCGGCGTTCTCGCAACAATGGTCGGCGAGGCACTCGCCGCTCGCGCAGTCCGACGCCTCGTCGCAACCGCCGGTGACGAGATCCACGACGCAGCCGGTCAGATCCTCGCAGTGGTAGCCGGCCGCGCACATATAATCCGTCTCGGCAGGCGTGAAGCAGTCGCCGTAGCACGAGGCGGTGGTCGAGTTGCACGCCCTGTTCCCGACCGAGCAATGGGTCTCGCTCGTGCAGCACGTGGAGCCGTCCGCGCAACAGACGTCGTTCTGGCAGTGCAGGAACGTCTCGCACTCGAGGTCTCCCGAGCACGGGTCGCCGACATCGCCGAGATCCGTGTCGGTGTCCGTATCCGTATCCGTATCCGTGTCGGAATCGGTATCGGTATCGGTATCCGTGTCGGTGTCGGAATCCGTGTCCGTGTCGGTGTCAGAATCCGTGTCCGTGTCCGAATCGGTGTCCGTGTCCGTGTCCGAATCGGTGTCCGTGTCCGTCGACCCGTCCGGACCGCTGTACCCGGGCAGGCTCAGGCAGCCGGCCGCGAGGAGGGACGCGAACAGGGCGACCGTCAGGCGCATCGTCATCGTCTCCATGGTTGTATCCCCCCCCTAAAATTCCACGGCGATCCCACCGGGAGCCGCGCGCACCGCCACGGCGCCCGCGTCGCCTTCGATCTTCTCCCTGCCGCGCCGGTCGAGCACGATCAGCACGACGCCCGCGGCGATGAAGACGCCGGCGCCGACGAACCCGCCGATCATCACGCCGTGCGCCGTCTGCGCGTCCTCTCCCGCCGCGTCGTACTCGTCGCGCGACGCCGGGTTCTCGACCGTGTCCAGGGCGTCGCCGCGCTTGGCCGCGAACACCCCGCCGAGCACCCCCGCGCCCGCGCCCACGGCGAGCGCCGCGATCCCGCCTATCAAGAGGCCGCGCGGCCGCTTCGCCCCGTCGGGCTCCTTTGCCCCGCCCGCCTCGAGCGACACCGCCACGGTCGCCGTGCCGGCCGAGGCGACCTGGACCTTCCGCACGAACGGCGCCTTGCCCGCCTGCAGCACCTTCACCTCGTGCTCGCCCGGCTGCACCTCGCCCTCGTACGGGCAGCCGCCCACGACCTTGCCGTCGAGGTGCACGACCGCCTCCCCGGCCTCGCACGCGATCTCGATCCACGCGGCCACGGCGCGCAGCTTCGCGCGCACCGCGATCGTCGCGCCGGACGCCACGTTCACCTCGGTGCGAAGCGGCTTGTAGCCGTCCCGCTCCACGCGGATCGAGTGCTGGCCCGGATCCGCGAGCAGCGCGTCCTTCAGCGGGGTGCGGCCCACCGCGCGATCGTCCACGAACACCTCGGCGCCTCCCGGCGCGCCGTCGATCAGGATCGTGCCCACGAGCTTCTGCATGTCCGCGAGCGCCTGCTCGACGTTCAGCTTCATCTCGGGCTTGACGTTCGCGCCCATGGCCGAGAGGTACTTCTTGAACGACGCGATCGAGTCGACATAGCGGAAGAGCGCCTTCTGGCACATGGCGATGTTGTAGAGGAGCCCCGGCTTGGGGACGAGCTCGTACGACTCCTCGAACGCGGCGAGCGCGGCCGGGTAGTTCTCCTCCTTGATGAGCGCCATCCCATCCTGGAACTTCGTCTTGGCGACCTCCTGATCATCCGCCGCCGCGAGGCGCGGCGCGACCGCGAGCAGGAGCGCGGCGGCCGCGAGGACGGCCATGAGCCTCTTCGTTTCACTCGGATGCATCTCAATCCCCGTTTCTCGTGACCGTGCGGGGTGCGGTGCGAACGGATCGCGCCTCCACCCAATCCCATGATCACGTCCCAAAGCGGATGTGACGGGAGCATACCAGAGCCCCCCCGGCTCAATCAACGTCCTCTATTTTTCCAGAATAATCGCGCGCCCGCCCGCATTTCTTTTTCCATGAAACGCAATCTGCTATGCCCGGTGCAGGGCCGATATCGATCAGGAACGGGACGACATTGACGAACAACAAGAATGAATCCGGCCGCGCGGACGACCTCGCGACCTACTTCGCCCCGCGCGGAGAAAGCCGTCCGGGGTTCTTCACCCGACGCGACTTCCTCGTGGTGGGCGCGGGCGCGGCGCTCTCCTGCGCGCTGCCGTTCGGCTGCGGCGACGACAAGGGCAAGGCCGGGGGCCCGGGCGCGGCGCCGCCGGACGTCGCGGCCAAGGGCACGCCGTGGGACGGGACGACGCGCGCGCTCGACCTCATGGACGCGCTCCACCTCGCGGACATCCGCCACCACGGCGAGTACGTCGACTTCGGCACCGCCGCGCGGTTCAAGTACACGCTCGGCGGCTGGATGAGCGGCTTCGACAACGACGTCGACATGAACGGCCTCGCGTACACGTGGGCCACGCGCTCGCCGTCGCGGATCTACTTCAGCCTGCCCGAGCCGAGGCCGCTGACGTTCGAGCTCCGCGTCAAGAAGGCCGGGGTCGAGTGGTTCTCGATCTACCTGAACGACGCGCCGCTCACGAAGCTGACCATGAAGGGCGGCGACTTCGAGGTCGTGCGCGCGACGAGCGCGATCGAGCAGGCCAAGGCCGGCGAGAACCTCCTGAAGCTCGTGTACGGCGAGCACGAGAACAAGGTGGCGGGCTCGCTCGCGGCGTTCGCGGTCGACTACCTTCGGATCATCCCCGAGGGCGAGGCGGGGGCGGATCCGTTCGAGGCGCCGCAGCTCGGCGAGCTCAGGCGGCCGCACAAGATCGACGGCAAGGAGATCGACTCGCTGCTCCTGCCGGTGCCGATGACGCTGTCGTACTACCTCGAAGTTCCCGCCGCGTCGAGCCTGTGCGTCTCGGCCGCGTGCGTCCCGCCCGGGGACGCGCAGAAGCCGGCGCCCGTCGGGCTCAAGGTGCGGCTCACCCCGGCGGACACGATGGCGACCGTCGACGTCGCGGACGCGTCGATCGCCGCGGGCGAGTGGCAGGATCAGATGTGGAGCCTCGGCAAGGCCGCGGGCAAGCTCGCGCGGCTCGATATCGAGATCGCGGGCGAGAAGGGGAGCCGCGTCGCGCTCGGCGCGCCGGCGATCCGGATCGCGCCGCCGCGGGTGGAGGACGCGTCCCGCCGGCCGAAGAACGCGATCGTGCTGCTCATCGACACGCTGCGCGCGGACAAGCTCTCGGCGTACGGCAAGACCCACGTCAAGTCGCCGGCGCTCGACAAGTTCACGTCCGAGGCGACGCTGTTCGAGCGCTGCCAGGCGACCGCCAACTGGACCAAGCCGTCGTGCGCGTCGGTGCTCACCGGGCTCTACCCGGACACCCACAAGGCGCGCGGCCACTCGTCGCGGCTCGCCCCGTCGATCAAGATGGCCGGCGAGATCTTCCAGGCCGCGGGCTACGCGACCGGCGCGTTCATCGCCAACGGCTACCTCGCGGGCGAGTTCGGCTTCAACCGCGGCTGGACGCAGTACGTGAACTACATCCGCGAGAACAAGCCCTCGACCGCGGAGAAGCTGTTCCCGGACGTCGTCGCCTTCATCCAGGCGCAGGTCGCGGCCGGCAAGCCGTTCTTCACCTACGTGCAGACGATCGATCCGCACGTCCCGTACGATCCGCCGGCCGAGGATCTCAAGCTCTACGACGCGGAGCCGTACACCGGGCCGATCGTGCCGCGCGGCACGGGCGAGCTGCTCGAGGCGTTCAAGCGGAAGCGCGTCGTGCTCGAGCCGCGCGACAGGCGCCACCTCGAGGCGCTGTACGACGGCGAGGTGACCTACCACGACCGCCACTTCGGCCGGTTCCTCGACTCGCTCGCGCGCGACCGGCTGCTCGACGACACGATGATCGTGGTGTGCGCGGATCACGGCGAGGAGTTCTTCGAGCACGAGTCGGTGGGCCACGGCCACACGCTCTTCCAGGAGCTGCTGCACGTCCCGCTCGTCGTCCGCGCGCCGGGCGTCGTGCCCGCGGGCAAGCGGATCCGCGAGGACGTCGGGCTCTGCGACGTCCTGCCCACCGTGCTCGCCGCACTCGGCCAGGCGCCGGCGGCGGGCGTCGAGGGGCGCAGCCTGATCCCGACCGCGAACGGCGCGGCCCCGGATCCCATGGGCGCGGCGTTCTCGAGCTTCTGGAGCGAGGCGGACGACCGCAACCTCCAGTGGAGCGTGCGCAAGGGCGACTGGAAGCTCAAGATGCGCGGCCCGGTGAACACGTCGCTCCACAACCTCGTCGA containing:
- a CDS encoding DUF1566 domain-containing protein produces the protein METMTMRLTVALFASLLAAGCLSLPGYSGPDGSTDTDTDSDTDTDTDSDTDTDSDTDTDTDSDTDTDTDTDTDSDTDTDTDTDTDTDLGDVGDPCSGDLECETFLHCQNDVCCADGSTCCTSETHCSVGNRACNSTTASCYGDCFTPAETDYMCAAGYHCEDLTGCVVDLVTGGCDEASDCASGECLADHCCENAGLCCEAAVDCSEWFYACDMAGPSYPMTCAFADFSIPDTGLGDDAADCYDATNARVACSGFVSPADYSSQDGHFIGNGRNLTEPTAGQILDGLSGLIWQKPAAPLTDYAGAVAVCTGDWRLPKRHELVTILDFGISPAESWFVDPIFNAPASTSSGGLFWTSTDVSDGTATEVWAIDFLSGAVRHLNKTSGTAYAWCVKP
- a CDS encoding PEGA domain-containing protein, coding for MHPSETKRLMAVLAAAALLLAVAPRLAAADDQEVAKTKFQDGMALIKEENYPAALAAFEESYELVPKPGLLYNIAMCQKALFRYVDSIASFKKYLSAMGANVKPEMKLNVEQALADMQKLVGTILIDGAPGGAEVFVDDRAVGRTPLKDALLADPGQHSIRVERDGYKPLRTEVNVASGATIAVRAKLRAVAAWIEIACEAGEAVVHLDGKVVGGCPYEGEVQPGEHEVKVLQAGKAPFVRKVQVASAGTATVAVSLEAGGAKEPDGAKRPRGLLIGGIAALAVGAGAGVLGGVFAAKRGDALDTVENPASRDEYDAAGEDAQTAHGVMIGGFVGAGVFIAAGVVLIVLDRRGREKIEGDAGAVAVRAAPGGIAVEF
- a CDS encoding sulfatase, with the translated sequence MTNNKNESGRADDLATYFAPRGESRPGFFTRRDFLVVGAGAALSCALPFGCGDDKGKAGGPGAAPPDVAAKGTPWDGTTRALDLMDALHLADIRHHGEYVDFGTAARFKYTLGGWMSGFDNDVDMNGLAYTWATRSPSRIYFSLPEPRPLTFELRVKKAGVEWFSIYLNDAPLTKLTMKGGDFEVVRATSAIEQAKAGENLLKLVYGEHENKVAGSLAAFAVDYLRIIPEGEAGADPFEAPQLGELRRPHKIDGKEIDSLLLPVPMTLSYYLEVPAASSLCVSAACVPPGDAQKPAPVGLKVRLTPADTMATVDVADASIAAGEWQDQMWSLGKAAGKLARLDIEIAGEKGSRVALGAPAIRIAPPRVEDASRRPKNAIVLLIDTLRADKLSAYGKTHVKSPALDKFTSEATLFERCQATANWTKPSCASVLTGLYPDTHKARGHSSRLAPSIKMAGEIFQAAGYATGAFIANGYLAGEFGFNRGWTQYVNYIRENKPSTAEKLFPDVVAFIQAQVAAGKPFFTYVQTIDPHVPYDPPAEDLKLYDAEPYTGPIVPRGTGELLEAFKRKRVVLEPRDRRHLEALYDGEVTYHDRHFGRFLDSLARDRLLDDTMIVVCADHGEEFFEHESVGHGHTLFQELLHVPLVVRAPGVVPAGKRIREDVGLCDVLPTVLAALGQAPAAGVEGRSLIPTANGAAPDPMGAAFSSFWSEADDRNLQWSVRKGDWKLKMRGPVNTSLHNLVEDPREVTDADERYPIAVRALRIALGQFIGAPDKAAWASGKIAAQAAAKPQGAEDKAEQIPEELKAQLRQLGYMQ